The sequence below is a genomic window from Phormidium ambiguum IAM M-71.
TGCTTAATTTCGGCAGCTAGCTTTCTTAAGTTTGTGTGAACTTAATAGTTCTGTACTACTCAACTTGTGCAATAGTAATCTAAGCCACTTTATTTTTTTATCTTATGTTCTCCATCACAGCATCCGCCTTGAGAAATATAAATACTCAATCAATTAACCCGGTTTCTTATTTATCGCTAACTAGCAGAAAATCATTAAGTTTCTTTTATATCTGTGGTTTTTTAGCTTTAAGTATTGTATGTACAGCATTAAAACCTCAACCAGTTTTAAGTGCCGAAACAATTTTTATATCTTATGGCCCGCTTGATTTTTCTTTACCAGTAAGTTCTTTAGAAAACTTTGCTAAAACTGGGGAGATCGATCGAGATTTAAGTTTTTATGCTAGATTTCTCGACGAAGAAGGATTAGCCAATTTTCGAGAATTTTTGCAAAGACGTTTAGATGTTAGTCCTGTAGTGGTATCCCAATTAACCTATACGCAAATTGGAGAACAAGTACTGCAAAAATTAGGAAGAGTAATTCGCACAGAAAGGGGATTAGATGGTTTTCATGCGCTAAGAGCGTCTTTAATTTTAGCAGCAGCTGACCCTGAAGGAATGACGATGATTAATATTATGCGAAAGTTTCCGACATCAGGAATTCGCATGAGTGCTAATCAATTAATTCAATTACAAAGACAATTTAGTACTCTGTTTGATTATCAAAAAGCAGCGGTACTTGCAGTTTCCCAAGTGGCAGAAAAAGAAGTAGAAGCAAATCCTCAGTTTCCCAGTCCTAGTAATTTTGTGCAACGGGGTAAATTTAGTTTTTCTCAACGCACATTACAATTAACTCGTAATCGTCAATCTTTTACAGGAACTAATTCTCAACATAGTTTTCGGGTTGATTTGTACATCCCGGAAGGTTTATCTCAACCTGCGCCAGTGGTGGTAATTTCTCATGGTTTAGGTTCCGATCCCAAGGCATTTGCTTATTTAGGAGAACATTTAGCTTCTCATGGTTTTGTGGCGGTTTTACCACAACATATTGGCAGTGATGCAGTAATGAGGCAAGCTTTACTTTTAGGAGTAGCGAGAAGCAGTGTCGATCGCATGGAATTTATCGATCGACCATTAGATATTAAGTATACTCTCGATCAATTAGAACGTTTATCCCAATCAGAATTAGCTGGCAGAATTAACATTCAACAAGTTGCAGTCATTGGACATTCTTTTGGTGGTTATACTGCTTTAGCATTAGCCGGAGCAAAACTTAATCAAGCCCGCATATTCCAAGAATGTAACCGCAACCAAATTAACCTTAATGCTTCTTTCTTTTTACAATGTTTGGCCGTAAATTTACCCCCGGTAACTGAAGATTTAAGCGATCCTAGAATTAAAGCGGCGATCGCACTGAATCCCCTAACTAGTGTAGTTTTTGGCCCTGAAGGTATGAGTCATATCCAAGTCCCAACAATGATTTTAGGTGGGAGTGCTGATATTATTACTTCAGTAGTTGAAGAGCAAATTCAACCTTTTATTTGGTTAAAAAATCCCGACAAATATCTATCAGTAGTTATTCCTAGCGGACACGCTGCTGCCGATCAATTTGATGGAACAGATCAAGAACCTCAACCGAATACTTTAGGATGGTTATTATCAGGACGAGATCCGAAGTTAGCTAGAGATTATGTCAAAGGTGTCAGTTTAGTCTTTATGCAAGCTTATTTAAATGGTCGATCGGAATACAAAGATTTTCTCAATGCAGCTTTTGCTCAATCTGTCAGCCGCGAACCACTGAAAATAAATCTAATTCGTTCTTTAACTCCTGAACAATTAGAAAAAGCTTATGGCAGAAGACCACCAATACCAATTATTCCTGAACCTATAACGGTTGATAATCGCAGACGTTAAGGTGTCAAGTAAATTAGTTTTAGAAAAATCTCTTTTGCTCACTTAGGAGGAAAAATGCAGTTCGATCGCCCTAATAGCCAAGAACCAAGTACCGAAGAATTACAAAAACTAGAAAGGCTCAAAGGTATTATTGAAAAAGCCATAGCAGATGGCAAAATTACTGCTGATGAACATCAAAAAATTAAATCCGAAATTTATGCTCGCGGTACAAGTTCTACCGAACAATTCTATCGAGAAATTGAATTGTATAAAAGTTTAGTCCAAGAGAAATTGGAAAAAGGAGAATTAGAATACGAAGCACCCGGAATGTAGTTATTTATGGTGAAAGATACAGCAATCAATTGTACATAATTAATTCATCCTAAATATTAGTTAATAATCGTGGCATCATGGTAGTATTTTTCGCCAAAACAAGTTAAAATTTTTTTGTTTTCCTTGGGAGAGATTAATTACCAATGCTGAAATTACTGGAAACAAATTCTCCACCGCCAAGTGTACGGCGCATTGCTACAGAAATGCGTATCCTTGGCTGGACTGGGTTTTGGTTACAATTGTTTTTTGGCTTTATTCCTATAATTTTCGTCACCTTTTTTCTATTTATTCCCCGCAATCCTAATAAATTTGGTAGTTCGGGAAGCATCGCTTTCTTTTTTGGTTACGCTTCGTTAATTGCCCTAATTTTCACTATTTATTGGTGTTTTCGTTATACCAGAGTCGCACGGAAATTAACAAATCCTGATTTACGTCCTTCCAGATTTGAAGTCAGTCGCCTTTTATCAATTGGCTTACTTGTGAATTTAGTAGGAATGATTTTTGCTGTAATTGTTTCGATGTCTCAAGTGAATAATTTGTTGGCTAAGTTACTATCTTTACCGCAAGGATCGTCTACTGTATTTACTCCTACTCAGGGCGCAGCTGTGATGGCAAGAGTGCCAATTACACCATTACAAATGATGGGATTACAAGCCGCAATTTGTGCGATCGCAGCTGAAATTATTGGCTTAATTGTTGCCCTTTGGCTATTACATCGAGTTACTCAACGTTCCGCAATAGAAAACAAGGAAAGCTACTACGATGAATCAACCATCGAACAATAGTATTTGGCAACAACTCAGTAACTCATCAAGAGTTCGTTCTTTACTAATGTTTTTGTTGTTGTTTATTTGTGGTTGGGCATTTATACAGTTAATTACTTATTTTAGTACGCTGATTTTCGTGTTTACTACAGCGTCAATTGCCGCAGCTTTACTTAATTATCCAGTTAATTGGCTAGCTCGCTTAATCCCCCGAAAATTAGCTGTAATCATCGTTTTTCTCGCTAGTTTATTCTTGTTAATCACCTTTGTTGTCACTATTGGTTTAGAAATTTTAAACCAGGGACAAGGATTAATTGACAGAATCAAAGAATTTATCGAAACTGCAAATCCGAATCTCCCACCATTAAAAAATTTAAGATTAGAAGAAAATATTGACAGAATTTTAAAAACTCTTCAGTCAGGTTTAACTACTGGTTTAGGATTCTTGCAATCTACTTTTTCCAATTTTATGCTGTTTATCATTATTGCCGTCATTTGTTTATATATGTTGTTTGATGGCAGCAAAATTTGGAACGCAGTTTTAAAGTTAGTACCCTTGGATGTGCGCGATCGCTTTGCCTACAAAACCCAAAAAAGTTTCTTAGGCTTCTTTCGCGCCCAATTAACTTTAATGGCATTTCTCACCATTTTCAGTTTAATAGTTTTTAATCTTTTGGGAACCAGATATTCGTTAATTTTGGCGATAATTATCGGAATTATGGACGCTATCCCTGGAATTGGTGCAACTTTAGGAGTACTAATAGTAACTACTTTGGTGCTATCTTCTCAAGGATTTTGGATGGCTGTGAAAGTTTTAGTAGCTTGTATAATTCTCCAACAAATTCAAGATAATTTTATCTCTCCAAAAGTTATGAAAGATTCCTTAGATTTACATCCAGTATTATTATTTTTTGCCATATTCGTTGGCGAAAGAGTCGCCGGAATATTGGGGATTTTTATTTCCATTCCGATCGCCGCTATGATTGCAACTTGGGCTGATGAAAAAGACTTACCTGAAACAAAAATAGAACAAGATTAGTAAATTTTAGCTTTGAAGAATTGACATCAGATTTATAGCAACTGCCAAGGCGATTTTAGTTCTTATACTCGGAGACGATAGCCCTTACCTCTAACAGTTTCGATCCGATCGCCACCTAACTTTTTCCGCAGATAACCAACATAAACATCAACGATATTAGAACCCGGATCGTAATCGTAACCCCAAACTCGATCGAGTAATTCTTCACGACTTAACAATTCTCCGGGATGATTGAGGAAAATTTCTGCAAGGGTAAATTCTCTAGCAGATAATTCAACGAAGCGATCGCTAACCTTAACCTGACGTTTATGTAAATCGAGCACAATATCATTTGCCTTAAGTATCATTTCTTCCGCCACTTTAGGCGATCGTTTATCGCGCAAACGCAAACGCACCCGTGCTAGTAATTCTTCAAAACCAAAAGGCTTAGTCACGTAATCGTCAGCCCCACCTTCCAATCCAGCAACTTTATCTTTTACGCCATCACGAGCAGTAAGAATAACGATCGGCATTTCCTCTCCCCGCTTCCGCAGTTCTTCAAGCACAATCCACCCATTTTTGCCAGGAATACCAATGTCAAGAATTAGCAGATCAAAATCCTCGCTGCGAGCCATCAAAACTGTTTCATGACCATTCTTAGCCACTGCTGTGCTAAATCCGTTAGCCTTAAAACCTTTCTCCAGAAAGCTAACAATATGAGTTTCGTCTTCAGCAATTAAAATTCGGTTCATAAAAGTATCACTCTTTAGTTAGTGGAGGCAAGATATATAAAGGTTTTTGAGATCGATTTAGACTTAATAATTAAGAAATAATACTATTAGTAATGTTCCACTGGAATGACAAGGGTGAAAGTAGAGCCAGCACCCGGTTTACTCAATAGTTCTACCCAACCGCCGTGAGCGATCGCAATCGCCCTGACAATAGACAAGCCCAAACCCGCCCCAGATGAGCAACGGGGGCTATCAGCAACTCGTGCAAAGCGTTCAAAAATCCTTGGCTGATCGGCCTCGGCAATACCCACCCCTGTATCGCGCACCCAGAAACGGGCTTTACCATTTGCCACTAGCGAACCCAAAACGATCGTGTCATTCTCTTGAGTATGCTGGGTTGCATTCCTAGCGAGTTCCATGATTGCTTGGGTAATACGTTGGCGATCGGCGATGATGCGCCCCTTACCTTTGCGTTCCAAATGCCAATCCCGAGCAGCTAAAGCTTTTGCCTTAGCGTAAAGTTCCTCAGTCAGTCCACCAACTTCCACAGTTTCCAGGTTTAAAAAATCAGGTTGCTCCGCCTTAGCTAATAACAACAAATCATCGACAAATCGATTCATCCGATCGAGTTCCCCAGTTACCAACTTAATAGTTTCCCGTCGTTCTTCAGGGTCATCCCCCAACAGTTCCAAATGCCCTCGAACGATCGTAATCGGCGTTCGCAGTTCGTGGCTAGCATCGTTAATAAAGTCTTGTTGACTGGCAAAAGCTGCCTGGAGGCGATCGAGCATTTGATTAAATGTCATAGTTAATTCAGCCAGTTCATCTGAACCTTTAACAGGAATGCGTCGAGTCAGGTCAGATTCAGTAATAGAGTGGGCTGTTTCCGTTAGTAAACGCAGCGGAGTGAGCACCCGTCCCGCTACAATCCAAGCCAATATTGAGGCAACGGTAAGAACAGCGAGTGTTACCTGAATGGCTACAACCGTAGCTTCATCAATCTGCTGATGCTCAACGCCAGTCGAATAAACTATTACCATTACCCCACGAGTTTTACCTTTGAGC
It includes:
- a CDS encoding response regulator transcription factor codes for the protein MNRILIAEDETHIVSFLEKGFKANGFSTAVAKNGHETVLMARSEDFDLLILDIGIPGKNGWIVLEELRKRGEEMPIVILTARDGVKDKVAGLEGGADDYVTKPFGFEELLARVRLRLRDKRSPKVAEEMILKANDIVLDLHKRQVKVSDRFVELSAREFTLAEIFLNHPGELLSREELLDRVWGYDYDPGSNIVDVYVGYLRKKLGGDRIETVRGKGYRLRV
- a CDS encoding DUF3611 family protein; this encodes MLKLLETNSPPPSVRRIATEMRILGWTGFWLQLFFGFIPIIFVTFFLFIPRNPNKFGSSGSIAFFFGYASLIALIFTIYWCFRYTRVARKLTNPDLRPSRFEVSRLLSIGLLVNLVGMIFAVIVSMSQVNNLLAKLLSLPQGSSTVFTPTQGAAVMARVPITPLQMMGLQAAICAIAAEIIGLIVALWLLHRVTQRSAIENKESYYDESTIEQ
- a CDS encoding AI-2E family transporter; this translates as MNQPSNNSIWQQLSNSSRVRSLLMFLLLFICGWAFIQLITYFSTLIFVFTTASIAAALLNYPVNWLARLIPRKLAVIIVFLASLFLLITFVVTIGLEILNQGQGLIDRIKEFIETANPNLPPLKNLRLEENIDRILKTLQSGLTTGLGFLQSTFSNFMLFIIIAVICLYMLFDGSKIWNAVLKLVPLDVRDRFAYKTQKSFLGFFRAQLTLMAFLTIFSLIVFNLLGTRYSLILAIIIGIMDAIPGIGATLGVLIVTTLVLSSQGFWMAVKVLVACIILQQIQDNFISPKVMKDSLDLHPVLLFFAIFVGERVAGILGIFISIPIAAMIATWADEKDLPETKIEQD
- a CDS encoding sensor histidine kinase gives rise to the protein MPTNYIGIKLHLIEPAKAKQSLGWYQVFFGVRSRILAWYVVLMACSAIVCILLIRHVMLVRLEQRIEKSLLQEIKEFQRVVEGTNPSTGKPFGNDVIAIFDKYVSRNVPDDNEYFIALLNDRFYKSDPKILPNSLQPDSKLLKKLAKLTQQKQGKTETSTGTLIYLAQPLLKGKTRGVMVIVYSTGVEHQQIDEATVVAIQVTLAVLTVASILAWIVAGRVLTPLRLLTETAHSITESDLTRRIPVKGSDELAELTMTFNQMLDRLQAAFASQQDFINDASHELRTPITIVRGHLELLGDDPEERRETIKLVTGELDRMNRFVDDLLLLAKAEQPDFLNLETVEVGGLTEELYAKAKALAARDWHLERKGKGRIIADRQRITQAIMELARNATQHTQENDTIVLGSLVANGKARFWVRDTGVGIAEADQPRIFERFARVADSPRCSSGAGLGLSIVRAIAIAHGGWVELLSKPGAGSTFTLVIPVEHY
- a CDS encoding alpha/beta hydrolase codes for the protein MFSITASALRNINTQSINPVSYLSLTSRKSLSFFYICGFLALSIVCTALKPQPVLSAETIFISYGPLDFSLPVSSLENFAKTGEIDRDLSFYARFLDEEGLANFREFLQRRLDVSPVVVSQLTYTQIGEQVLQKLGRVIRTERGLDGFHALRASLILAAADPEGMTMINIMRKFPTSGIRMSANQLIQLQRQFSTLFDYQKAAVLAVSQVAEKEVEANPQFPSPSNFVQRGKFSFSQRTLQLTRNRQSFTGTNSQHSFRVDLYIPEGLSQPAPVVVISHGLGSDPKAFAYLGEHLASHGFVAVLPQHIGSDAVMRQALLLGVARSSVDRMEFIDRPLDIKYTLDQLERLSQSELAGRINIQQVAVIGHSFGGYTALALAGAKLNQARIFQECNRNQINLNASFFLQCLAVNLPPVTEDLSDPRIKAAIALNPLTSVVFGPEGMSHIQVPTMILGGSADIITSVVEEQIQPFIWLKNPDKYLSVVIPSGHAAADQFDGTDQEPQPNTLGWLLSGRDPKLARDYVKGVSLVFMQAYLNGRSEYKDFLNAAFAQSVSREPLKINLIRSLTPEQLEKAYGRRPPIPIIPEPITVDNRRR